A genomic stretch from Candidatus Brocadiaceae bacterium includes:
- a CDS encoding F0F1 ATP synthase subunit C — protein sequence MDNIGLIGMVSIIIAGLTIAIGSIGPAIGEARAATQALSSIAQQPDEANTITRTLFVSMAMIESTAIYCFVVSMIMIFANPFWNYVINKAGGQ from the coding sequence ATGGATAATATCGGCCTTATCGGCATGGTTTCAATTATTATTGCGGGATTAACAATCGCAATTGGTTCAATCGGGCCTGCCATCGGAGAAGCTCGTGCGGCGACACAGGCCCTCAGTTCGATCGCACAGCAACCTGATGAAGCAAATACAATTACAAGAACACTTTTCGTGAGTATGGCAATGATAGAGTCAACGGCAATTTACTGCTTCGTTGTTTCTATGATCATGATCTTTGCAAATCCATTTTGGAATTATGTCATAAACAAGGCCGGAGGTCAATAA
- a CDS encoding ATP synthase subunit I, which yields MIYMVFFIFVALAVGMVLGIINHAGIWCTIHHLSTVKYPAIVLMISYIVRMGMILTTFYLVMDNKWERLIACVVGFFIVRNVLIRRFRPVSGSHRVFRQ from the coding sequence ATGATATACATGGTATTTTTTATTTTTGTGGCATTGGCAGTAGGCATGGTGTTAGGCATTATCAATCATGCAGGTATATGGTGCACCATTCATCATCTTTCTACAGTAAAATATCCGGCGATAGTATTAATGATAAGCTACATCGTGCGCATGGGTATGATCCTGACTACATTTTATCTTGTTATGGATAATAAGTGGGAACGGCTGATAGCGTGTGTCGTGGGGTTTTTTATCGTAAGAAATGTTCTGATACGACGCTTTCGTCCTGTGAGTGGAAGCCATCGCGTTTTTAGGCAATAA
- the atpD gene encoding F0F1 ATP synthase subunit beta: MQKTANKGIVTSVRGSVVDAHFSEKLPFIHGELRGEGEREKAKIIIEVLTHIDHNTIRGIALTSTRGLSRGSLLLDTEQPLRVPVGKHVLGRMFNVFGDTVDGGEPLKKDVEWRPIYQPPVPLVDRAITTEIFLTGIKAIDILAPLERGGKTGLFGGAGVGKTVLITEIIHKVMGLHGGISLFCGIGERCREAEELYREIKEAGVLDNTVLLFGQMNEPPGARFRIGHAALTMAEYFRDDTRQDVLLLIDNIFRFIQAGSEVSGLMGQIPSRVGYQPTLQTELSELQERICNTSSGAITSVQAVYVPADDFTDPSAVHTFSHLSASIVLSRKRASEGLYPAIDPLQSGSKMLMPHIVGKRHYQIAREVLKTLATYEELKDIIAMLGLEELSQEDRRTVYLARRLDRFLTQPFFTTEQFTGLEGKTVDLEDSLIGCERILNGEFNSCPEKSLYMIGNIDETKKT; encoded by the coding sequence TATTGAAGTGCTAACTCACATCGATCATAACACGATACGGGGCATTGCGTTAACATCAACACGAGGTTTATCTCGGGGTTCCCTGTTGCTTGATACTGAGCAACCTTTAAGAGTTCCTGTCGGGAAGCACGTATTAGGAAGAATGTTTAATGTTTTCGGAGATACCGTTGATGGTGGAGAACCGCTAAAAAAAGATGTAGAGTGGCGGCCTATTTATCAGCCGCCTGTGCCACTGGTAGACCGTGCGATAACAACGGAGATTTTCTTAACCGGTATAAAGGCTATAGACATTCTCGCTCCCCTAGAAAGAGGGGGAAAAACCGGTCTTTTTGGAGGAGCTGGTGTGGGTAAGACGGTTCTCATTACTGAAATTATTCACAAGGTAATGGGATTACATGGAGGGATAAGTCTTTTTTGCGGAATTGGTGAACGATGCCGCGAAGCAGAAGAACTGTATCGTGAAATTAAAGAAGCTGGAGTTTTGGATAATACCGTACTACTTTTTGGACAAATGAATGAGCCCCCGGGAGCACGGTTTCGTATAGGACATGCAGCGCTTACCATGGCGGAATATTTTCGTGATGATACGCGGCAGGATGTCCTTCTCTTGATCGATAATATTTTTCGTTTTATACAAGCTGGTTCAGAGGTGTCCGGGCTCATGGGACAAATACCTTCCCGGGTAGGCTATCAACCAACGTTGCAGACAGAACTTTCAGAGCTTCAGGAGAGGATTTGTAATACTTCATCGGGTGCAATTACTTCTGTTCAAGCTGTTTATGTTCCAGCTGATGACTTTACCGATCCTTCAGCCGTGCATACGTTTAGTCACTTGTCCGCCTCAATTGTATTATCACGCAAACGCGCAAGCGAAGGGCTCTATCCGGCAATCGATCCTCTGCAATCGGGTTCTAAGATGCTCATGCCCCATATCGTAGGCAAAAGACATTATCAAATTGCACGGGAAGTCTTAAAGACCCTGGCAACCTACGAAGAATTAAAAGACATTATCGCTATGCTGGGTTTGGAAGAGCTTTCCCAGGAAGACCGCAGAACGGTATATCTTGCGAGAAGACTTGATCGGTTTCTTACCCAACCGTTTTTTACCACGGAGCAATTTACCGGCCTGGAAGGTAAAACCGTGGATTTAGAAGATTCATTAATCGGTTGTGAAAGAATTTTAAATGGAGAATTTAACTCTTGCCCTGAAAAATCACTGTACATGATAGGCAACATAGACGAAACGAAAAAAACATGA
- a CDS encoding AtpZ/AtpI family protein, which produces MVDPQERQHQDTMKKFTEEIGKKEIRKLKGRREKNRNVIWLGMGTSGIIGWSVTIPTLTGITLGIYMDKRWPSSFSWTIMLLGIGIVLGCLNAWFWIKTMSKND; this is translated from the coding sequence ATGGTTGATCCGCAAGAAAGACAACACCAGGATACGATGAAAAAGTTTACGGAAGAGATCGGGAAAAAAGAAATTCGTAAATTAAAAGGAAGGCGGGAAAAAAACCGGAACGTTATTTGGTTGGGTATGGGCACATCAGGAATAATCGGATGGTCGGTAACAATTCCTACCTTAACAGGAATTACACTCGGTATATATATGGATAAAAGATGGCCCAGTTCATTTTCATGGACGATCATGCTTCTTGGTATCGGAATTGTGCTCGGTTGCTTGAATGCCTGGTTTTGGATAAAAACAATGAGTAAAAATGACTGA
- a CDS encoding F0F1 ATP synthase subunit A → MNISPDNIVMLQFGKISFNATIIYTWITMAVIVIFSWIATRRLTTEVNISRWQNLLEVLVTGMKNQIRSISRQEPDRFLPLIGTLFIFIAVSIVFGIIPGYQPPTGSLSTTAALALCVFIAVPLFGIKEHGIIGYLKQYLQPSPFMLPFNILGEISRTIALAVRLFGNVMSGSVIIAILVSIAPLIFPILMQALGLLTGLIQAYIFAILSTVYIASATSAHVKKEQMSEKSKK, encoded by the coding sequence ATGAACATTAGTCCGGACAATATCGTAATGCTTCAGTTTGGCAAAATTTCATTCAATGCCACAATCATCTATACGTGGATTACTATGGCGGTAATTGTTATCTTTTCATGGATTGCAACCCGAAGACTTACAACTGAAGTGAACATATCGCGTTGGCAGAATCTCCTTGAAGTGCTGGTAACAGGAATGAAAAACCAGATACGATCCATCAGTCGTCAGGAACCTGATCGTTTTCTCCCCCTCATAGGGACCCTTTTTATTTTTATTGCAGTATCCATTGTCTTCGGTATCATACCAGGTTATCAACCTCCTACGGGTTCTTTATCCACAACGGCGGCGCTCGCGCTGTGTGTTTTTATCGCGGTTCCCCTTTTTGGCATTAAAGAACATGGAATTATTGGATATTTGAAACAGTATCTCCAGCCATCCCCCTTTATGTTGCCCTTTAACATTTTAGGGGAAATTTCCCGCACCATTGCATTGGCAGTGCGTCTTTTCGGAAACGTAATGAGCGGGTCTGTTATTATTGCCATCCTAGTTTCCATTGCCCCTCTTATTTTTCCGATTCTCATGCAAGCGCTCGGATTGCTTACCGGGTTAATCCAGGCGTACATTTTTGCCATTCTTTCTACTGTTTATATCGCATCGGCAACGTCCGCACACGTTAAAAAGGAACAAATGTCAGAAAAATCTAAAAAGTGA
- a CDS encoding F0F1 ATP synthase subunit epsilon, whose protein sequence is MKLKVLLPTKVFIEEEVIKIVAEAENGSFCLLPRHIDFVAALVPGLLSFEQDTKEVFLAIDEGILVKCGPEVLVSTKNAVRGPDLGILKETVEKNFIAVDDKQKAARSAMVKLETNFVRKFIELGGSEHG, encoded by the coding sequence ATGAAATTAAAAGTATTACTTCCCACAAAAGTATTCATTGAAGAAGAAGTTATCAAGATTGTTGCAGAAGCTGAAAATGGCTCCTTCTGTTTATTGCCCAGGCACATAGACTTTGTTGCCGCGCTTGTTCCCGGACTTTTATCTTTCGAACAAGACACGAAGGAAGTCTTTCTTGCTATTGATGAAGGCATTCTTGTCAAATGTGGTCCGGAAGTATTGGTTTCCACAAAAAATGCAGTTCGTGGCCCTGATCTTGGAATATTAAAAGAGACTGTGGAAAAAAATTTTATTGCTGTTGATGATAAACAAAAGGCTGCTCGGTCTGCCATGGTTAAGCTTGAAACAAATTTCGTAAGAAAATTCATTGAGCTTGGAGGGAGTGAGCATGGTTGA